A section of the Verrucomicrobiales bacterium genome encodes:
- a CDS encoding DUF1501 domain-containing protein → MNLRDLRILTQTRRHFLRQGGLSLGAIALSQLRGEKVQAALSGAETSPLTPRPPARPARAKSVIYLHMSGGPPQHELFDWKPRLRELHRQDCPEEFLKGQRFAFIRGVPKLLGTPYSFARYGQNGAPVSELLPLFSQKVDEVTFVRSMVTPEFNHAPAELFLHTGDNRPGHASIGSWATYGLGSMNQNLPGFMVLVSGGADPTPGISAWGSGPLPSVYQGVQCRSGADPILFLSNPPGLSRPLRRKALDALLELNQVELERVGDPETRTRIAQYELAYRMQVSVPEVMDIRRENAKNLERYGAQPGAVSFANNCLLARRLVENGVRYVQLFDWGWDCHGSNEENDLLKHLPKKCREIDRPISALLEDLKARGLLDETLVVWGGEFGRTPMSQEYKGLKLVGRDHHPHSFTIWLAGAGVKRGFSYGSTDELGYSVAENKVGVHDLQATVLHLLGLDPEALVYRSQGLNHRLIGPADGPRVVQEILS, encoded by the coding sequence ATGAACTTGCGCGATCTCCGGATTCTGACTCAAACCCGGCGTCATTTTCTCCGGCAGGGGGGATTGTCGCTGGGGGCCATCGCCCTGAGCCAACTCCGCGGGGAGAAAGTTCAGGCTGCGCTGTCCGGGGCTGAGACCTCCCCGTTGACCCCGCGGCCGCCTGCCCGTCCAGCACGTGCCAAATCGGTGATCTACCTGCATATGTCGGGCGGACCTCCTCAGCACGAACTGTTCGATTGGAAGCCCAGGCTTCGTGAGCTACACCGGCAGGATTGTCCGGAGGAGTTTCTCAAGGGCCAGCGATTCGCCTTCATACGCGGAGTTCCCAAACTCCTGGGGACCCCCTACTCCTTTGCGCGTTATGGACAAAACGGCGCACCCGTGAGCGAGCTCCTCCCCCTCTTCTCGCAGAAAGTCGACGAGGTTACTTTTGTTCGGTCGATGGTCACGCCGGAGTTCAACCATGCTCCCGCAGAACTCTTTCTTCACACGGGCGACAACCGGCCTGGTCATGCCTCCATTGGCTCGTGGGCGACTTACGGCTTAGGTTCGATGAATCAGAACCTTCCTGGATTCATGGTTCTGGTTTCCGGTGGAGCGGATCCGACGCCGGGAATCAGTGCCTGGGGAAGCGGGCCGTTGCCCTCGGTGTATCAGGGAGTTCAGTGCCGCAGTGGGGCTGATCCGATCCTGTTTTTGAGCAACCCGCCCGGATTGAGCCGGCCGCTCCGTCGCAAGGCCTTGGACGCTTTGCTCGAGTTGAACCAAGTGGAACTGGAGAGAGTGGGAGATCCGGAGACCAGAACTCGGATCGCTCAGTATGAGCTGGCCTACCGAATGCAAGTCTCAGTTCCGGAGGTGATGGACATCCGTCGGGAGAATGCCAAAAATCTGGAACGTTATGGCGCTCAGCCGGGTGCCGTGTCCTTCGCGAACAACTGTCTGCTCGCACGGAGGCTGGTAGAAAACGGGGTTCGTTACGTCCAGCTTTTTGATTGGGGATGGGACTGTCATGGGAGCAATGAGGAAAATGACCTGCTTAAGCATCTGCCCAAGAAGTGCCGTGAGATTGATCGTCCGATCAGTGCGTTGCTCGAGGATCTGAAGGCTCGTGGCTTGTTAGATGAGACCTTGGTTGTGTGGGGTGGAGAGTTTGGACGGACCCCGATGAGCCAGGAATACAAGGGGCTCAAGCTGGTCGGACGCGACCATCATCCGCACAGTTTTACCATCTGGCTTGCGGGAGCGGGAGTGAAGCGCGGATTTAGCTACGGCAGCACCGACGAGCTGGGGTACTCTGTCGCTGAAAACAAGGTAGGGGTCCACGATTTGCAGGCGACCGTTCTTCACTTGTTGGGTCTGGATCCGGAGGCGTTGGTGTATCGGTCCCAAGGGCTCAATCACCGGCTAATCGGTCCTGCTGATGGACCGCGCGTTGTCCAGGAGATTTTGAGCTGA